In Sphaerospermopsis torques-reginae ITEP-024, the genomic window TTGACTTTTGACTTGATTTATTCCCTATTCCCTACTTTAACAAATATGATAAATATTCAACAGAAATATCTCTGATTTTCTGTCATAAATATAATTCTATGATTCTATAATTCCGCAAGTTGAATTAATCAGCGTGTCAACATTCCCGAGGTGTTATCTACCATTAACACCACACCGAGGAAATATATGCGCTTTTCCACATTTGGTAAATCAGGTAGATTTTCTTTTCCGTTTGCTGTTAAATGTGTTAGCTTTACGTTTTTTTTTGGAACTTTAATATTTTGTGGTTTTTATATCGGTTCTTCCATGATCTCCTATGTTATGTCCAACTCAAACACTATTCACCCTACCTCAATATCTGGTATTAATGATTAATAAATTGGTAATTGGTAATTGGTAATTGGTAATGGGTAATTGGTAATGGGTAATTGGTAATTGGTAATTGGTAATTGGTAATTGGTAATTAATTATTTACTGTCACCAGTCACCAGTCACCAGTCACCAGTCACCAGTCACCAGTCACCAGTCACCAGTCACCTTACCCTTAAATATTCATCTGTTGTCGTTGATAAAGTGACCAGTACAAACCCTTTTGTTGTAATAAACCTGTGTGTGTTCCCCGTTCTGCAATGATACCTTTTTCCATGACTAATATTAAATCTGCACGTTTTAAAGGTGCAAAACGATGGGCAATTAAAAACACGGTGCGGTTAGCAGAAACCTTTTGCAAATTTTGTAATACTTGCTGTTCTGTTTCACTATCTAATGCACTTGTAGCTTCATCTAAAATCAAAATTGGGGCGGTAGAAAGAAACATTCTTGCTAATGCAATACGTTGTCTTTGTCCACCTGATAAAGCTGTGCCTCTTTCACCTACATTAGTTTCATAACCGTAAGGTAATTGACTGATAAAATCGTGTGCTACTGCTAATCTGGCAGCTTCTACAACTTGTTCGGCGGTAATATCTGGATTTCCTAAACTGATGTTTTCCAAGATAGAACCGTTAAATAAAAAGTCTTCTTGGAGAACTACAGCAATTTGTTGTCTTAAAGAAGCTAAATCACAACTTTTCAGATCAAAACCATCAATTAAAATCCGTCCTGATTCTATTTGATAAAGTCTTTGCAAAAGTTTGGAAAGGGTACTTTTACCAGAACCACTGCGCCCGACAATACCCACAAATTGTCCTGGTTTGATATCAAAGGAAATTCCTTTTAATACAGGTTCGGTGTTAGGACTATAACGGAAGAAAACCTGCTCAAAATTAATTTCACCTTTGAGGGTTGGTAATACTAAACCTGTTCCTGCTTCTGCTTCTGGTGCAGCGTTAAGAATATCGCCAATTCTATCTACTGATAATAGCACTTGTTGGAGATTTTGCCATAATTGTACTAACCGCAATAATGGTCCTGTCACTCTTCCTGATAACATTTGAAAAGCGATTAATTGACCTACTGTAAGTTGCTGATCAATGACTAATCTTGCCCCAAACCACAGTATTAACAATGTAGAAAAATTAGTGAGAAAATCACCAATGTTACTGCTAATATTGGAAGTTGTGGAAGCTTTAAAACCAGTTCTAATAAACTTAGCAAATAAACCTTCCCAGCGTTCTCTAGCTACTGGTTCTGCTGCATGGGCTTTAACAGAATGAATACCTGTAACCGTCTCTACTAAAAATGATTGACTGTCTGCACTGCGGTTAAAAGTTTCGTTTAGCCAATTTCTTAAAATTGGGGTGGCGATAATTGTTAAAGTGGCAAATAATGGCAGAACAGCTAAAGCGACAAAAGTGAGGGGAATGTTGTAATAAAACATCAATCCCAAATACACGACAGCAAAGATACTATCGAGAATTACTGTTAAAGCTGTACTTGTTAAAAATTGGCGAATTTGTTCTAATTCTTGAACTCTAGCGACTGTATCACCTACTCGGCGAGATTCAAAATAAGCCAAAGGTAAACGCATTAAATGGCGAAAAAGTTGGGCTGATAAACTCAAATCTAAACGCCGTGCGGTGTGGGTAAAAATGAAGAGTCGAAGAGTACCCAGGAGAGCTTCAAATATGGCGACTAATAACAGGGCGATCGCCATGACATCGAGAGTAGCTAAACTCTCCTGCACCATCACTTTATCAATGATAACTTGGGTAATTAATGGTGAAGCTAAACCCAATAGTTGCAAAGTGAAGGAAGCTAATAATACCTCACCTAATAATTTGCGGTATTTCCAAACTGCGGGAGTAAACCAAGAAAGATTAAATTTCTCTTGTTTGGAAATTAATTCTACTTGCCATAATTTCCCATCCCAACAAGATTCTACTACTGATTGGGTGAAATATTCACATTGATAATTGAGAGGATTGGCAATAATTAAACAATTACCTTTCATCCCATAAGTTACAACCCAACTGCTAACTTTTTCCGATTTCCATAATAGTAAAGCCGGAAAAGATAAATGTCGTAATTCACCCCAATTTACCTGCAATTTCCGCAAAACTAACCCTAATTTTTCTGCGGTTTCTATGACATTTTTGGGGCGTTGTCCCCGCAGTTGACGTTGTACCCATTCTAGTTGCACACTATTATTTAAATATTGTGCCACCATTGTTAAACAAGCAGCCGCAGTATTTCCATTTGTGACAAAAGGATAGTTAGAAGGATAGTTAGAATGATAATTAGAAATTGCAGTTTTTGATGATGAAGGTAAAGATAAATAAGATGTCGTCAGTGAAGTAGATATTTCTTCTTTTTCCCTGTTTTCACTGTCACCTGTCACCTGTTCCCTTTCACCTTTCCCATGCCAAAATTCATCAATTTGAGGATGAGAAAATTTTTCCCACAGTGATGAGTTCCAACACACAACTACAACTTCTTTACTAGCAGCTACAGCTTTACAATTAGTAAATAACTGTTGCAAATCACCAAACCAATCTCCATCATTTAAGGTGGCTACAGGTTTACTTTCTTCATCCCGTAAACGGACTTTACCAGTGACAATAAAAAACTGATATCCTCCTGTTTCCTGTAACCAAATTTTTTCGCCAAGTTGATATTGACGAATTTCTAATTCATTGGTTACTTCTGTTTGTTGTTCAGGAGTCAACCAGCACAATGGCGGTTTTTTCCAAGGTAAAGTATCTAGCGAATTTATTGGTAAAGTTTGATAGTTCAGAATATTTAACTCACTTGTAATTTTACTGTCAGGTTTTGAATTTTTTCCCCTAGCCATTTCTCAAATAACTCATGTTGTAGTGATTGTTTTAGTTGAGTATTTTCTAAAGTTGCTGGTAGAATGTTCTCTAATCTAAACAAGTTGAAATTGCCTTCGATTTCTATCGGTCCTATCAATTGTCCAAGGTTAGCTGCATCTACAGACGCACGCAAAATATCTGGTAAACTACCCCTACTAATGGGACCCATCATACCGTTAAAGGTTTTTTCATCTGCTAAGGAATACTCTTTTGCTAGTTGCTCAAAACTACTTCCTTCTTCAATTTGAGTGTGTAATTCTTCTGCTAGTTCTCGGTTATCAACCATAATCCGAGAAAGTACCACTCGATCTAAATAAATCTTCCTTTCAATAAAGTATTCTGGTAATTTTGGATCTGTAATTACCGCTTTCAGTTTTTCTAATTTAAAACTAAAGGTGACAGATTCATAAAATGTAGCGTAATCACTACCATTATTTTGTAACCATGCTTGGAATTGTTCAGGATCTGTAAGTTGATTTTTTAACCGAAAATCAATAATTGCCTGTTCAATTAATGCTGTACTGATATCTATATCATCTCTGTTTTTTAGTTCTTTTTCTAAGACATATTGACGCAGAACATCGCTGATAAACTGATTTAGTTTACCAGAAACCTGTAAATACTTGACTACTTGATAGAGGTCGATTTGCTCGTCGTTAATTGTAAAAAATGATGAAGATTCCATGAAATAAATATGAGGAAAATCCTAAAAATCTATATAACTTTTCCATTAAATAATAGATAAAACCGTAGGAAAATAAGGTTCAAAATGATAAAGATTTTATGAATTAGTTAGTGAAAAAATAAATAATTAATAAATAATTATAAAATTTACCTACAATCTATAAATAGTAAGTGCAACTTTTTACACATTTATTATGGTTGTGGTGCAGTAATAGTAATGAAAAAAAAACAGCAAATTTGCTGTTTAAAAAGTTGAGTTATTAGTAAATTTTCAAACAAATATCATTTGCCAAATAACAGCCAGGATAATTGCTGCAACTGCCCCAATTAGGGTATTTAAGATATTGACAACTTCGTTGGTAAGCCAAGTATATTTAGATTGCAATGTTGCACCAATGACACTTTCTATATTTGTAGCGATAAATGCTGCAATTACACACCAAACAATTCCTATGATATCAATTAAATTTACACCCCAACCTATAAGGGCGATCGCCACGGATGCGATAATACCCGCTAAAGTCCCTTCTAAACTCACCGCCCCTTCTGTACCTCTCGCTACAGGTTGCAATGTGGTAATTAAAAAGGTACGTTTACCGTAGGCTTTACCCACTTCGCTGGCAGTTGTATCTGATAATTTGGTGCTAAAACTCG contains:
- a CDS encoding foldase protein PrsA, with protein sequence MESSSFFTINDEQIDLYQVVKYLQVSGKLNQFISDVLRQYVLEKELKNRDDIDISTALIEQAIIDFRLKNQLTDPEQFQAWLQNNGSDYATFYESVTFSFKLEKLKAVITDPKLPEYFIERKIYLDRVVLSRIMVDNRELAEELHTQIEEGSSFEQLAKEYSLADEKTFNGMMGPISRGSLPDILRASVDAANLGQLIGPIEIEGNFNLFRLENILPATLENTQLKQSLQHELFEKWLGEKIQNLTVKLQVS
- a CDS encoding TIGR00297 family protein, which gives rise to MLSLLNDINPWLFGMGLNAILLGIVAIIPKKLLTPAGIFHAWLLGVIVWGTLGWPGYLVVGFYFIVGSGVTRIGMKEKEAQGIAEKRSGARGPENVWGSALIAALCALGVWLIPDWKFLLCLGYVASFSTKLSDTTASEVGKAYGKRTFLITTLQPVARGTEGAVSLEGTLAGIIASVAIALIGWGVNLIDIIGIVWCVIAAFIATNIESVIGATLQSKYTWLTNEVVNILNTLIGAVAAIILAVIWQMIFV
- a CDS encoding type I secretion system permease/ATPase, yielding MARGKNSKPDSKITSELNILNYQTLPINSLDTLPWKKPPLCWLTPEQQTEVTNELEIRQYQLGEKIWLQETGGYQFFIVTGKVRLRDEESKPVATLNDGDWFGDLQQLFTNCKAVAASKEVVVVCWNSSLWEKFSHPQIDEFWHGKGEREQVTGDSENREKEEISTSLTTSYLSLPSSSKTAISNYHSNYPSNYPFVTNGNTAAACLTMVAQYLNNSVQLEWVQRQLRGQRPKNVIETAEKLGLVLRKLQVNWGELRHLSFPALLLWKSEKVSSWVVTYGMKGNCLIIANPLNYQCEYFTQSVVESCWDGKLWQVELISKQEKFNLSWFTPAVWKYRKLLGEVLLASFTLQLLGLASPLITQVIIDKVMVQESLATLDVMAIALLLVAIFEALLGTLRLFIFTHTARRLDLSLSAQLFRHLMRLPLAYFESRRVGDTVARVQELEQIRQFLTSTALTVILDSIFAVVYLGLMFYYNIPLTFVALAVLPLFATLTIIATPILRNWLNETFNRSADSQSFLVETVTGIHSVKAHAAEPVARERWEGLFAKFIRTGFKASTTSNISSNIGDFLTNFSTLLILWFGARLVIDQQLTVGQLIAFQMLSGRVTGPLLRLVQLWQNLQQVLLSVDRIGDILNAAPEAEAGTGLVLPTLKGEINFEQVFFRYSPNTEPVLKGISFDIKPGQFVGIVGRSGSGKSTLSKLLQRLYQIESGRILIDGFDLKSCDLASLRQQIAVVLQEDFLFNGSILENISLGNPDITAEQVVEAARLAVAHDFISQLPYGYETNVGERGTALSGGQRQRIALARMFLSTAPILILDEATSALDSETEQQVLQNLQKVSANRTVFLIAHRFAPLKRADLILVMEKGIIAERGTHTGLLQQKGLYWSLYQRQQMNI